TGGTCCATCTCGCCGACCGCGCGGTTCACCTGGTCGATGCCCGCGCTCTGTTCGCGCGACGCGTGGCTGATTTCCTCGAGGATCTCGTTGACGCGCTTCACCGATTGCACGATCTCCGTCATCGTCGCGCCCGCGCGCGTGACGAGCGACGCGCCGTGCTCGACTGTCGTGTTCGACGTCTCGATCAGCGACTTGATCTCCTTCGCCGCCGTCGCCGAGCGCTGCGCGAGCGTGCGCACCTCGCCCGCGACCACCGCGAAGCCGCGCCCCTGTTCGCCCGCGCGCGCCGCCTCGACCGCCGCGTTGAGCGCGAGGATGTTGGTCTGGAACGCGATGCCGTCGATCACGCCGATGATGTCGCCGATCTTGCGCGATGCGTCGGTGATCTCGTCCATCGTCCGCACGACGTCGTCGACGACCGCGCTGCCGCGCGTCGCGACCTGCGCGGCCTGGTCGGCGAGATCGGCCGCCTGCGACGCGCTGTCCGCGTTGTGCTTCACGTTCGACGTCATCTCGTCCATGCTCGACGCAGTCTGCACGAGGGCGGCCGCCTGCTGCTCGGTGCGCTGCGACAGATCGGTGTTGCCGGCCGCGATCTCCGACGCGCCGACGTTGATGTTCTCGGTGCCGAGCCGCACGCGCGACACCATGTCGATGAGCGCCGCCTGCATCGAGTGCAGCGCGTGCAGGAGGCTGGCGCGATCGCCGCGGCGAATGTCGACGTGCGCGGTCAGGTCGCCCTGCGCGATCCGCTGCGCGGTCGCGACGGCCGCCTCGAGATCGCCGCCGAGGCTGCCGCGCACGCTGCGCAGCACGAACACCATCAGGATCGTCGCGGCGATGCCGAGCACGGCCGTCATCGCGAGCCAGCGGCCGGTGCTCGCGAGCACGGCGGCCTGCAGGTCGTCCATGTACATGCCGGTCACGATGTACCAGTCCCACGGCGCGAAATGGCGGACGGCGCTCGTCTTGTCGATCGGCTTGTCGGCGCCCGGCTTCGGCCACATGTATTCGACGAAGCCGAGACCGCCTTCCGCGTTGCCCGCCTTCACGATCTCGACGAACAGGTGCTTGCCGCCCGGATCGGTGAAGCCCGACACGTCCTTGCCGTTCAGCGCCGGCTTGATCGGGTGCATCACGACGACGGGCTTCGAGTCGTTGATCGACAGATAGCCGTCCGTGCCGTAACGCATCGCGGCGATCGCTTCGAGCGCGGCGCGCTTCGCGTCGGCTTCGGGCATCGCGTTCTGCTGCGACAGCTTGTAGAAATGCTCGCTCACGCTGTAGGCCTGCGCGGTCAGGTTCGCGAGCTGCTCGCGCCGGTCCGAGACCATCGACGTGCGGTTCTGCCATGCACCGGTCGCGCCGATCAACAGCAGGCCGACCCAGAGGATGACGATCATCGACGTGAGCTTATGGTTCAGGGAAAGAGAGCGCATGGTCTTTAGTCGTAGGGAGGCTGATGCATGGGGGCGATGCCTGTTTATCGGCGTGTCGGGAAAGGGGCGCAGGCGGGTATTCCCTAGGTGAGGGCCGAGGATGGGCAAGTCCGGCGGGGAATTTGACGGATGTCGGGCGGTGCATGGCCGCGCGCATCGACGGAACGCGGCGGCAGTTCGGCGATCGTGCGACAGATGGCGATTCGTCGGCCGAATGGACGATGCAATCGGCACGATCGACGGTGCGGCGGTCGGCAGCGCGTGTCGCCGCCGAAAGGAATAAATAGGCCGGCATCGGCCGCAGCACGGCCGACACGCGCGGCTTGACGGTGGAGTTGACCCGTGGCGGAGGGTGGCCCGGACGAATCGACGGAGCGGGGCGAAACGCGCGTATCTCGGCCCGCGGGATCGTCAGGCGCAGCCCAGCCGACTCCCGGGCGGCGCGCCCGGAAGCCGAACGAATTCGGATGCACGGGCTTCGACGGCATTCGCGCGCACGCAAGCGGCGCGCACGCGGCATCGGCCTACCGCTCGCGCGTCACACCGGGTCCTTGCTCGGCGGCTCTTCCGGCTTCTGCGGATTCTCGTGATGGTGGTGGCCGGGCGACGGCGGCGCGAGCGCGTCTTCTTCAGGGTCGCGGGTGGGGTCGGCGGGCGGTTCCGGCAGCGGCGTCGTGTGATCGGTCATGGGAGTCGGCAATTCTCGGTAAACGCAGGGACCGGCGCGGCACACGCCGGGTCTCGTCTTCCGTTATAGGCAATCGGACGCGCGTTTGCCGGACGACGCGGCGTCAGCCGCGCGGCGGCGGGGCGAGCAGGTCGGCGCGCGTGTCGACGTCGCGCAGCACGGCGGAATCGTCGACCTCGACGAGCGCGGGCGGGGCGGCCGCCAGCAGCGCGCGGGCGCCCGTGTCGCCGTCGAGCGCGGCGAGCGCGTCGTAATGGCGGCTCGCGAAACCGACCGGATGGCCGCGCTGCCCGCGATAGACGGGGGCAACGGTCGACGCGAGCCCGGCGTCGAGCGCGCGCGCGACGGCCTCGATCGTCGCCGGCGCGATCCACGGCATGTCCGCGAGCGCGACGATCCAGCCGGGGCTGTCCGCGCACGCCCGGACGCCGGCCGCGAGGCTCGCGCCCATCCCGCGCTCGGCGTCGGGCGCGAACACGACCCGGCAGCCGGCGTCGTTGAGCAGGTGCGCGAGCTTTTCCGCGCCGGGACGTACGACCGCGATCACGTCGGGGAGCACGGCGGCGAGCCGTTGCGCGGCCGCGACGGCGACGGGCGTGCCGTCGGGCAGCTTCGCGAGCAGCTTGCTGTGCACGCCGTCGGGGTCGAAGCGGGTACCGAGGCCCGCGGCCAGCAGCACGCCGGTGGCGAGCGACGCATGAGTCATGGCGGTAACCGGTGGCGAAGGTGCTGCGATTGTGCGGTGCGGCGTGCGCGGCGCGCAAGTTCGGGGAAGCCCTTTCCTTTGAACGAGCCTGCGAAGGCTCGCGACACTTCGTCGATCCCGATCCGCTGCGCGGTCGTTACAATCGCCGCTTCGTATTCGCGACGGATTCGCTTTCCACATGAACGCTTCCACATCGCTATCCGCGCACGCCGCGCTGGTGCTCGTCGACCTGCAAAAAGGCATCCACGATCCGAAGCTCGGCCGCCGCAACCATCCGGACGCGGAGATGCGCGCCGGGCAACTGCTCGATTGCTGGCGGCGAACCGGGCGTCCGATCGTGCACGTCCGGCACATTTCCCGGTCGCCGGATTCGGTGTTCTGGCCGGGGCGGCCCGGCGCGGAATTTCAGGACGCGTTCGCGCCGTTCGCGCACGAGCACGTGGTCGAGGAGAACGTCCCCGATGCGTTCGCGGCGACCGGGCTCGCGCGCTGGCTGCACGAGCGGTCGATCGCGCAACTCGTGATCGCGGGCGTGATCACGAACAATTCGGTCGAGTCGACCGCGCGCTCGGCGGGAAATCTCGGGTTCGAAACGATCGTCGCGGGCGATGCGTGCTTCACGTTCGACCAGCGCGATCTCACGGGGCGGCTTTGGTCCGCCGAGGACGTTCACGCGCTGTCGCTCAGCAATCTCGCGATGGATTACGCGCGCATCCTGGTTGTTGCAGATATCGTCGCGCTGGCGATGCGCGAGCACTGATCTTCATCGGCGTCTTTCGGGACAGGATCGGGGGCGGCACCGCGAGCGGCCTGCATCGGAATTTCTCGGTTGCGCCGGCGTCGTGTCGTTGTCGACGTGACCGACGGTTCGCCACGCCGCAACCGAACCACGGAATGGCGAGGGCGCCGGCGAGCCCTTCATTTTGACGCGTCGGTTGGGTACCGCACAGCGATTGGTTCGGTTCGATTCGAACGCATGTCCCGTCGAAATCTCCCAGGGCTAAAAATCAACGCGCGAACGGGCAATCAGTAGATATTTTGCACAGAGTCCATCCCGAAATCACGCCCGCTCAAGCATCCGCCCATCGCCGCAACAGATTGTGATAAATCCCGGTGAGCGCGATCACGCTCGCGTCGCGCCCGCTTTTTTCCGCGGTCAACTGCTGGATCTGCGTATCGAGCTGGAACAGCAGCGTGCGGTCCGCATCGTCGCGCACCATGCTCTGGATCCAGAAGAACGACGCGACCCGCGCGCCGCGCGTCACCGGCGTCACGTGATGCAGGCTCGATGCCGGATACAGCACCATGTCGCCCGCCGGCAGCTTCGCGCGATGGACGCCGAACGTGTCCTCGACGCACAGCTCGCCGCCGTCGTACGCATCGGGTTCCTCGAGAAAGAGCGTCGCCGACAGATCGCTGCGGACCCGAAAATCGGTGCCGCGCAACAGGCGGATCGCGTTGTCGACGTGCGTGCCGAACGCATCGCCGCCCGCGTAGCGATTGAAGAGCGGAGGAAACACCTTGAGCGGCAGCGCCGCCGAGAAGAACAGCGCGTTGCGCGCGAGCGCGTCCTGGATCGCGTCGCCGACCGCGCGCGCGGCGGGCGAGTTCTCCGGCAGTTGCTGGTTGCGCTTCGCGAGCGCCGACTGCGCGCCGGACGTCGCGTTGCCGTCGGTCCAGTCGGCGTGGTCGAGCGCGTCGCGGCATTGCGCGACCTGCTCCTTCGTCAGCACGCCGGGAATGTGAAGCATCATGCAGCGAACTCCTGTCGCGCCGCGATCGCGCGAAACGCGTCGATCGGCGACGCCACGAGATAGGCGCGCATCTTCGCGACGAACGCGGGCGTCGCGGTGCGCGGCACGCGCGCGAGCCACTCGAGCGCTTCCGCGACGCGGCCGCGCTCGGCGAGCAGGCGCGCATAGTTGAACTGGCCGCGGAAGTCGCCCGCGGCGGCGGCGCGCCGGTAGCAATCGAAGGCCGCGTCGCGGTCGGCCGCGACGATCCAGCCGTCTTCGTGGAAGCCGCCGATCAGGTTGATCGACTTCGCGTGGCCGAGCGCGGCCGCCTTCTCGAACCACTCGAGCGCGGCCGCGCGGTCCTCGTCGATGCCTTTGCCGAGCGCGAGCATTGTCGCGTAGTTGTACATGCCCCAGTCGAGCCCCGCACGCGCGGCTTCGCGATACCAGTACGCGGCGACGGTCGCGCTCGCGGCCGTTCCCCAGCCGAACTCGTAGCAGCGGCCGACCATGTTCATCGCCATCGGATGATCGGCGCGCGCCGCATGCTTGAACCATTCGAGCGCGGCGGCGGGATCGCGCGCGACGCCCCGGCCGTCGAGCAGGCATTGCCCGTAGACGGCCTGCGCCTCGACGATCCCGTTCTCCGCGGCCGCCGCGACCCACGCGGCCGCGCGCTCGGGCGGGCCGGCGAGGATCTCGTCGAGATCCTCGCGCGACACCGACGAGAGCGCCTTCAACGATACCGGCCGCATCGCGTCAGTAGCGCGCGTTCAGCGTGACGAACGCCGAGCGGCCCGGTGCGATCGACGCGTAGTGCGCCGGATATGCCTGATCGAAGTACGTGCGGTTGAACAGGTTGTTCACGTTCAGTTGCAGGTCGAGCTTCTTGTTGATCCGGTACTGCGCCATCGCGTCGAAACGCCAGTACGACGGCACGGCGCGCAGGTTCGCGGTGTCGCCGAACACCTTCGACATGTAGAACGCGCCGCCGCCGACCGTGAACTTCGGCGTCACGTCGTAGTTCGACCACAGCGTGAA
This genomic stretch from Burkholderia oklahomensis C6786 harbors:
- a CDS encoding methyl-accepting chemotaxis protein; the encoded protein is MRSLSLNHKLTSMIVILWVGLLLIGATGAWQNRTSMVSDRREQLANLTAQAYSVSEHFYKLSQQNAMPEADAKRAALEAIAAMRYGTDGYLSINDSKPVVVMHPIKPALNGKDVSGFTDPGGKHLFVEIVKAGNAEGGLGFVEYMWPKPGADKPIDKTSAVRHFAPWDWYIVTGMYMDDLQAAVLASTGRWLAMTAVLGIAATILMVFVLRSVRGSLGGDLEAAVATAQRIAQGDLTAHVDIRRGDRASLLHALHSMQAALIDMVSRVRLGTENINVGASEIAAGNTDLSQRTEQQAAALVQTASSMDEMTSNVKHNADSASQAADLADQAAQVATRGSAVVDDVVRTMDEITDASRKIGDIIGVIDGIAFQTNILALNAAVEAARAGEQGRGFAVVAGEVRTLAQRSATAAKEIKSLIETSNTTVEHGASLVTRAGATMTEIVQSVKRVNEILEEISHASREQSAGIDQVNRAVGEMDQVTQQNAALVEQAAAAAHSLKDQADALRSAVAQFALPA
- a CDS encoding nucleotidyltransferase family protein translates to MTHASLATGVLLAAGLGTRFDPDGVHSKLLAKLPDGTPVAVAAAQRLAAVLPDVIAVVRPGAEKLAHLLNDAGCRVVFAPDAERGMGASLAAGVRACADSPGWIVALADMPWIAPATIEAVARALDAGLASTVAPVYRGQRGHPVGFASRHYDALAALDGDTGARALLAAAPPALVEVDDSAVLRDVDTRADLLAPPPRG
- a CDS encoding cysteine hydrolase family protein translates to MNASTSLSAHAALVLVDLQKGIHDPKLGRRNHPDAEMRAGQLLDCWRRTGRPIVHVRHISRSPDSVFWPGRPGAEFQDAFAPFAHEHVVEENVPDAFAATGLARWLHERSIAQLVIAGVITNNSVESTARSAGNLGFETIVAGDACFTFDQRDLTGRLWSAEDVHALSLSNLAMDYARILVVADIVALAMREH
- a CDS encoding Fe2+-dependent dioxygenase, giving the protein MMLHIPGVLTKEQVAQCRDALDHADWTDGNATSGAQSALAKRNQQLPENSPAARAVGDAIQDALARNALFFSAALPLKVFPPLFNRYAGGDAFGTHVDNAIRLLRGTDFRVRSDLSATLFLEEPDAYDGGELCVEDTFGVHRAKLPAGDMVLYPASSLHHVTPVTRGARVASFFWIQSMVRDDADRTLLFQLDTQIQQLTAEKSGRDASVIALTGIYHNLLRRWADA
- a CDS encoding tetratricopeptide repeat protein, whose translation is MRPVSLKALSSVSREDLDEILAGPPERAAAWVAAAAENGIVEAQAVYGQCLLDGRGVARDPAAALEWFKHAARADHPMAMNMVGRCYEFGWGTAASATVAAYWYREAARAGLDWGMYNYATMLALGKGIDEDRAAALEWFEKAAALGHAKSINLIGGFHEDGWIVAADRDAAFDCYRRAAAAGDFRGQFNYARLLAERGRVAEALEWLARVPRTATPAFVAKMRAYLVASPIDAFRAIAARQEFAA